Part of the Acidobacteriota bacterium genome, CAGAGCGCGCCCAGCATCACGGCCAATTGCTTCGGGCGCGGCAGGTCGTCAATCAGCTTGCGCGCTTCGTCGAGCACCATGCCGTTGTGCGTGAACACATCGCCTTCGGGATGCGTGCGCGGGTTTTGCGGACAATCAATCAATGCGTGCACTTCGGGCCAAAGCTTTTCGGTGATAGCCAACTCGCACGCCGCCCACCAGCCGACGGAAGGCCGCCGCGCCGCCAGCAACCATTTCTCGACTTCGGCCCAAATGCGTTCGGCGGGCAAATCTGACAGATCAATCGAACGGCACAGCGCGACCGTCGCAGGTTCGATGGTGAATTCAAAGCGCGCGGCGAATTGCATGGCACGCAGCACGCGCAGGCTGTCTTCGACAAACGTGCTCGGATCAACCACACGAATCAGGCGCGCTTGCAAATCGGCGCGGCCCCCGTGCGGGTCAATGATCTCATCGGTCAACGGGTCATACAGCAGCGCATTGATCGTGAAATCGCGCCGCCGCGCCGCTTCGGCAAACGTCATGAACGGATCGCCCGTCACCTCGAAGCCGCGATGCCCGCGCCCGACCTTCGATTCGCGGCGCGGCAGACTGACATCCACCACGAAGCTCTGCCCCGCCTCACGCACCTTGAGTTTGTACACCGTGAAGGCCTCGCCCACCGCATCCACCCGGCCCAGCGTCCTGAGCAGCGCTTTCAACCGCGTCGCTTCCAGCCCGTAACACTCAATGTCGTAATCGGTGCCCTGGTCATCGGTCGTCTGCCCGCCGCTGCGCACGAATTCGCGCACCCAGCCGCCGACGAGCAAGGCGCGCCCCCCTGCTACGTTCACTGTCTGACAGATTTTTATAACGGCGGGAGAAATCATCGGCGCGGATTATGGCGTGTTTGCGCTAGAATTTCACTCGACTTGTGATGCAGTACCGGGAGCGGTAGCGACTGAGTGATTTCGCCTGTGTGTTTATCGGAATGACCCGGTCGCTTGTATGTTCGACAAGCTGCCAGCTTGTCGAAGTCTCCGCTGGCAGCTAATTGGTTTAACGGCCAGGCCTCGACAAGCTGGCAGCTTGTCGAACAACCGGGTCGCTACCTCCCGGTACTGCATCGTTCGTCATCACGAAAAAGGAGAAGGAAACCTATGAAGCTTTGGCAAAAAATTATGGTGAATGGCGGCGCGCGCGTCGCCCGCAAGGTCGGCAAATCCATGCCCCTGGTCGGCACGGCGGTCGTAATCGGCTTGATGGGCTACGAAATCAAAAAGAAGGGCTTGGTGAAAGGCGTTGTCAACACGGCGCTCGACGCGACGCCCGTGCTTGGCACGGCGAAGAACGTCATTGAACTTTTCACGGGGGATTGGCTGGCGGATAAAGATAAGGTCAGGGAGGAAAAGCGGGAAGGCTGAAGTCTTCGGTACGCCCGACAAACTCGTTCCAAGAATCGGCAACAATCAGGTAAACGACATAATTGCAGGGAGTATCAGCATACATAACAACGTGTTCTACAGGCACGGGCTGTAGCTTACAACGCTCATTGGTCGCACTGCACTAAAATGAATGTTCGGCAAAAACTGACCCTACCTATCTGGAATGACCTTCAGATTCGACAAGTAACCTCCCTGCCCAGGCCCTACCCATAGGCCAACACCTCCGCCCTTCCGATTGCTCAGTTCCTCAACCACTAGGCTTGGCTCCTTGGCATCGTTGACGTAAACACTCACCTTCGACTTTTGAATGACAATCTTGGCGTGGAACCAAGTATCACCATCTGGAGCAGGGACAATAGGCTTCTCGTATTGATCGGGTTTGTCTTTGCGAAGGTCAAACCAATGGTATTTCGGGTGAGAGATATACTGGACTGCATGCGACTTCCGCACCGGATCTTCGGCGCGAAAGTTGAAAGGACGGAAGTAAACTGCATCGTGAGTCGTATCATCAACGACACGAAAGGCGACACCCAGGAAGTTACTTTGAGGCGGGTTACTTTGTCCGAGAGCGTCAAACTCAATGACTCCGTCCGTAAACTTGATGCCAGTCAGGGCGACCACCCATTCGTCTTTCTCTGAAAATTCCTTTTTCGTTGGTTGGATTTTCAGCGCGGGTTTCCCTTTGACGTTTTCTACCCACTTGAGGCTGACTTCAGCCGTAACCTTCGCCGCCTTCTCTTCCGCGAGCGCCTTCAAATCAGGTGTGATGGTTTTCTGCTGTGCAATCGCCGACCCAGCGAAGACCGAGAGCACAATGAGCCTCAGTAGCATGTATCGCATCATAATTGACCTTTCTGTAGAAGGCTGACCCGCAGATCACACCATGTCCGTTCTGAGGGACATTCGCGTATATGTCATCTGAGCAACGACCCGCCACCGAACATGAGGTTATTGTCCTTCGCAAACACGCGCCGTCTGCAACAATCTCGACTCATCAAACGGCTTCCCAACCAACTGCAAACCAATCGGCAAACCTTCGCTCGAACTCCCACACGGCACGCTGATACCCGGCAGGCCCACCAGATTGAGCGTCACCGTGTAAATGTCGCCCAGGTACATCGCCAGCGGATCATCCGACTTTTCGCCGATCTTAAAGGGCGGCGTCGGCGCGGTCGGCGTGGCAATTACGTCGCAGTGTTCAAAAGCCCGCTCGAAATCTTGCACCAGCATCGTGCGCACGCGCTGGGCTTTTTCGTAATAGGCGTCGTAATAACCTGACGACAACGCGAAGGTACCGAGCATGATGCGGCGTTTGACTTCGGCGCCGAAGCCCAGGTCGCGCGTCTTGCGATACAGCTCGGCCAGCGTGCGCGCTTCTTCGGCGCGGAAGCCGTAGCGCACGCCATCGTAACGCGCCAGATTCGACGAAGCCTCCGCCGTAGCGATGATGTAATAGGCAGCAATCGCATACTGGGTGTGCGGCAAATGCACTTCGACAAGCTGCGCGCCTTGCGCTTCCAGTTGTTTGAGCGCGGCTTCGACGCTGGCTTTGACTTCGGGGTGCAAGCCTTCGCCAAAGCATTCGGGCGGGACGCCGATGCGCAAGCCCTGCACACCGGCATTCAAATGCGCTGTGTAATCGGGCACGTCCACGTTTGCCGAGGTCGCGTCGTAACGGTCGCGTCCGGCGATGACTTGCAACACGCGCGCGGCGTCTTTGACCGTGTGCGCGAAGGGGCCGATTTGATCAAGCGAGGAGGCAAAGGCCACCAGGCCGTAGCGCGACACGCGGCCATAGGTTGGTTTCAACCCGACTACGCCACAGAACGAGGCTGGTTGGCGAATCGAGCCGCCCGTGTCGGAGCCGAGGGAAACGGGCACGCAATCCGCCGCGACGGCGATGGCGGAACCGCCGGAACTGCCGCCGGGCACGTAGTCGGGATTGTGCGGGTTGCGCGCGGGGCCAAAGGCGGAGTTTTCATTCGAGCCGCCCATCGCAAATTCGTCGAGGTTGGTTTTGGCGACGATGATCGCGCCGGCGGCTTCGAGTTTGGCGACGGCGGTGGCGGTGTACGGCGGCGCGTAATCGCCGAGGATGCGCGAACCGGCGGTCGTGCGCAGTCCGGTCGTGCACATGTTGTCTTTGATGGCAACGGGAATGCCGGCCAGCGGCTGCGTTTGCAGTTGTGTTTGAATCTCTGCGTCGAGCGCGTGGGCGCGTTCGAGCGCGGCCTTGCGGTTGATCGTCAGAAAGGCGTTGAGGCGCGGATTGGCCGCTTCGATGCGGTCGAGCGCCGCGCTGACAACGTCGCTCGGTTTGGCCTCACCGGTGGCGTAGAGCCTGTGAATGGCTTCGATGGTGCGGGTTTCGTTCAAACTGGTGACTCCGACTGCGAAGGAAAGGCGCAGCAGGAAACAAAAGTATGGAGTTCGGCCTTTAGGCTGCTTTCGCTCGCCGCCCCGCCACTAGCGGGACTGACAAGCTAACGCTTGAACTCCATGCTCTCGTTATTCGGTTGCATCACGGCGTGCGAAAAAGACGAAGTTGGTTGCTGCCCGGTCTTCGTGTTCTTCGTGGTTGGCTTTTATCGCAGCGAGGCGTCTAAGAAACAACGCCTCGCCCGCAGGCAGTTCGCCTTAGCCCTCGGCGCGATTCTCGACGCGATATTTTTCCGGCACTTCTTCCAGATCGGTCGTGTGCGCAAGGGCCAACATCCAGCGTCCATGCCGCAACACGAAAACATCGGTGAAGCTGACGGCGGTGATTTCTTCGGCGCCCTCGTTGTCGCGCGTCTTGCTGAGTTGGATGCCGGTCACGATGGCGGTGTCGGCAAAGACGTTGACGCGCAACTCTTCGCCCCAGAGCGCCACGTATTTGACCGGAATCGCGGCAATCAATTTGAGGAAATCTTCTTTGTTGACCGGGTCTTCGCCAGGACTGCGGTAGGAAAAATGGTCATAGAGCAAGCGGCCGAGCGCCGTGATGTTTTTGCTTTTGATCGCCTCGAAGATTTCGACTTCCAGGCGGCGCAGTTCTTGTGGAGTGGTATTGATATTCGAAAATCTGTTCACGTTGCATCCTTACTGGTTAACGCCGCGCCGCCTCTTTCAGCGGTTGCCAGCGATTGCTGGACGGCGAGTTGTCATTATCAAGCTGGCTGTTTGGCGGATGGGGTGAAAACTCACCCGCCAATCACGCGCGGTACGAGGAAGTGCCCTTCATCGTGTTCCGGCGCTTGTTCCAGTGCCTTCGCGGTGCCGAGGCTCGGCTCGACACGGTCAGCGCGTGCGGCAAATGACGCTTGTAATTCGCCCGCGCTGCGCTGTTGCCACGGTTTTACGGCTGAAGTGTCGAGCGCATTGAGCTGGTCAATGTACTCGACGATGGCGGAAAGCTGCGTGGCAAACGTTTCAGTCTCTTCCGCCGTCAATTCCAAATTGGACAATTGAGCGATCTTTTCAACTTCGGGTTTCGTGATCGGCATTCAGCAGCAGTGGTCAGTGATCAGTGGTCAGTGGTCAGCAAAACAGTTGACCACTGACCACTGACCACTGACCACTATCCTCCAGTTCGTTCCAAATACTTCGCGGCGGCGCGCAAAAACTGAGCGCGCAATGCTTCATCCTTGATCTGTTCGGCGGCGCTGCGCAGTTCTTCCGTCAGTTCCGCCGTGTGTTGAAATTCAAAGCCCTGCTCATCGGGCTGGCGTGTGTCGAGCACATGATGCGGGTCAACGCGAAACTCGATAAACGTCACGAACGGCGCGCCCAGCAACGAATTGAGCCGGAAGAGGAATTCGCCCGCGACGGCTTCCATCTGCTTTTTCCAGGTCAAATCCTGCACGGCAATGACCAACTGCTTTTGATACAGCCGAAACGGCACACAGGAACGCGCCAGCGATTTTCCGGCAATCGTGCGCCACGCGGTGAACACTGCCTGCTCGCGCACCTCTTCGTTGTCGCCCGACAGGCGGATCATCGTGGGCAGCAGTTTGAGCAAGCTATTCATATTGCGGATTGCGGATTGCGGATTGCGGATTGGCAATCCGTCCGCATCATTTTTTCTTAGCGCGTGTTTTGTTGCTCACTTGCGCCAATGGAGCGACCTTCAAAGTACCGTGCCCAACGACAGGCCAGTATTTCGCAAAGACGAAATCGGGACTGTTGTCGCGGTCGTGACAAGCCACGCAACTGGCCGGGGCCGCTGGAGTCGGATACTTCCCTTTTACCGGATTGGCAGCGTGTTCCGCGCCGGGGCCGTGGCACGAGTCGCATTGCACATTGGCGAATTTGGGCGTCGCCTTGATGTTGATGAAACCCTGCTGTTGATAGCCGACCGAATGACAGCCGATACAGGCCGCATCGAACGGACGCTGGCGCTTTTCCAATCCGGCGAAGGCCTGCGCGTGGCGCGTGGTTTGCCATTGTTTGTATTCGGCCATGTGACACTGGCTGCAGGTTTCGGCGGTCACATACGGAGACTTAGGCTCGCCGTCTTTGGCAATCCGAGCGGCGACTTTTTCGGCTTCCGCTTCGGCCATTTTGGTTTGCAGGTCGCCGATTTCCCGCCGGGCCTGCTTGGTCATCCGGGCCATTTGCGGGTCGTCCGGGATCACCTCATCCAACGCGACATAACGGTTGGTGAAGCGCTCAATGACGCCTTCTTGATCGGCGTAAAAGCGCAATTCGCCCAAGTGCTTGGTCTCTTTGGTCGCATAAACGATCAACGTGTTGTTGATTTGCAGCGGATCGAGCGTGACGCCGGAGCCGTCAGAATTGATAATGAGATCGAGGTCAGGATTCTGCTGCGCCAGTTTGGTGGCCGTGCCGCGTTTCAGATAGCCCACGATGACGGTGACATCGGCCTTGTCATAAACCTCGGCCAGCGCCGCTTTGGCCGCCGCCAGCGGGTCGTGAATGACGAAGCCGCTCGCTTCGACCTGCCCTTTGAACTCGTCCGGCGGCAGATCGCTCAAACCGATGAAAGCAATGCGCAACGGCAACGGCAGGCGTTTGCCAGTGACGGTTTTGATCACATAAGGCGAAGCGTTTTCGCGCGTGCCGTCGGTCACTTTGATGTTGGCGGAAACCAGGGCCGAACGCTCCGGTTTGAGTTTGGCGTCGGGCAACAACAGGCCGCCCGCATAAGGCAAATCGCGGTACGAAAGATTGACGATTTCCAGCTCCATCAAATCGTGGGCGCGCACGATCCAATCGTTCATCAACCGTGCATCGGG contains:
- a CDS encoding DUF721 domain-containing protein, whose amino-acid sequence is MNSLLKLLPTMIRLSGDNEEVREQAVFTAWRTIAGKSLARSCVPFRLYQKQLVIAVQDLTWKKQMEAVAGEFLFRLNSLLGAPFVTFIEFRVDPHHVLDTRQPDEQGFEFQHTAELTEELRSAAEQIKDEALRAQFLRAAAKYLERTGG
- the gatC gene encoding Asp-tRNA(Asn)/Glu-tRNA(Gln) amidotransferase subunit GatC, encoding MPITKPEVEKIAQLSNLELTAEETETFATQLSAIVEYIDQLNALDTSAVKPWQQRSAGELQASFAARADRVEPSLGTAKALEQAPEHDEGHFLVPRVIGG
- a CDS encoding nuclear transport factor 2 family protein; its protein translation is MNRFSNINTTPQELRRLEVEIFEAIKSKNITALGRLLYDHFSYRSPGEDPVNKEDFLKLIAAIPVKYVALWGEELRVNVFADTAIVTGIQLSKTRDNEGAEEITAVSFTDVFVLRHGRWMLALAHTTDLEEVPEKYRVENRAEG
- a CDS encoding HDIG domain-containing protein; this encodes MNVAGGRALLVGGWVREFVRSGGQTTDDQGTDYDIECYGLEATRLKALLRTLGRVDAVGEAFTVYKLKVREAGQSFVVDVSLPRRESKVGRGHRGFEVTGDPFMTFAEAARRRDFTINALLYDPLTDEIIDPHGGRADLQARLIRVVDPSTFVEDSLRVLRAMQFAARFEFTIEPATVALCRSIDLSDLPAERIWAEVEKWLLAARRPSVGWWAACELAITEKLWPEVHALIDCPQNPRTHPEGDVFTHNGMVLDEARKLIDDLPRPKQLAVMLGALCHDFGKPVTTKVEGDTVKAAGHEAAGALLAERFLERLKVFTFDGYDVRKQAVALARLHDIPYRWNKVRATVTDGMFRRLALQVEPELLYRVARADCLGREGEPQPVAEEWFHNRVLALGIAERAPAPLLLGRHVLELGLEPGKRIGEITHTVYELQLDGAVRTLAEAREAAQKMVAQGG
- the gatA gene encoding Asp-tRNA(Asn)/Glu-tRNA(Gln) amidotransferase subunit GatA; protein product: MEAIHRLYATGEAKPSDVVSAALDRIEAANPRLNAFLTINRKAALERAHALDAEIQTQLQTQPLAGIPVAIKDNMCTTGLRTTAGSRILGDYAPPYTATAVAKLEAAGAIIVAKTNLDEFAMGGSNENSAFGPARNPHNPDYVPGGSSGGSAIAVAADCVPVSLGSDTGGSIRQPASFCGVVGLKPTYGRVSRYGLVAFASSLDQIGPFAHTVKDAARVLQVIAGRDRYDATSANVDVPDYTAHLNAGVQGLRIGVPPECFGEGLHPEVKASVEAALKQLEAQGAQLVEVHLPHTQYAIAAYYIIATAEASSNLARYDGVRYGFRAEEARTLAELYRKTRDLGFGAEVKRRIMLGTFALSSGYYDAYYEKAQRVRTMLVQDFERAFEHCDVIATPTAPTPPFKIGEKSDDPLAMYLGDIYTVTLNLVGLPGISVPCGSSSEGLPIGLQLVGKPFDESRLLQTARVCEGQ